AAGGAAAACCGTACTCGTTGCAAAATGACACAGGAATTTGTTGCGGAAAGTATTGGTGTCAGCCGGCAAGCTGTATCGAAATGGGAAAACGGCACTTCTGACCCAAGCACTTCAAATCTTTTGGCACTCGCAAATCTGTACAGTATCTCAGCAGAAGATTTGCTGAAAGAAGTCGAGTAACACGGCTTAAGTTAGTCGACATATAACAACATGTCAATTTCAGTGCAAACAAATTTCTATCCTATTTTTAATTTAGTAAAAAAGATTAGTAGATAAATCGAAATTTGATGAGGTGATATTTAGAATGGATAGATATAGAAATTTATTAGATAACTTTGTCATGCAAAGTAAAAACATTTTAGGTGATAACCTTGTAGGCATATACCTTCATGGTTCCGCTGTGATGGGATGTTTTAACTATAAGAAAAGTGATATTGATTTACTTATTGTTATTAAGAATGAGAATTCAAATGAAGATAAACGAGACTATATGAACATGGTTGTTGAACGAAATAGGGAAGCACCAAAAAAGGGGATAGAGCTTAGTATTGTTAAAGAAAGTGTTTGTAACCCATTTGAATATCCAACACCTTTTGAACTTCATTTTTCTATAGCACATTTAAATTGGTATCAAACAAATCCTGAGGATTATGTTGAAAAGATGAAAGGGACAGATAAGGATTTAGCAGCACATATTAAAATTATTTATCACAGAGGAAAAACGGTCTATGGAAAAGAAATTAAATCCGTTTTTTCAGAAGTAAGTAGAGAAGATTATATGGATAGTATTTGGATCGATATAGAGAATGCAAAAGATGAGATAATAAAAAATCCAATGTATATCATACTGAATTTATGCAGAGTATTAGCGTACAAAAAGGATAATTTGGTATTATCAAAGCAGGAAGGTGGCGTATGGGGAATAGAGAACATAGCAGATTCTAAATATAAAAAGCTGATTTCAAATGCATTGGTAGAGTATCAAACTGGGGAAGAAATGGTTTTGGATAAATCCTTGGCAAGCATATATGCTGAATATATGTTAGAGCAAATTAAAAGCGCGTAAATACCATTACCATTTGCTTAAGACAAGAATCGCAATGTGAAAAAACAGAAAACCAGAATATAAGTCTGTGGAGTATAGCAGACAAATTCATTACTGAAAATTTCATATTATACAAGGAGAAAGAGGATGACAGAGTTTACTATCGGTGAGGTTATGCCATTTGGAGGTTATCATTGGCGAATTCTTGATATACAAGGAAATGCGGCCTTGCTTATAACGGAATGTATAATCGAACAGCACCCCTATAATAATAGTCCTGGTGATGTAACATGGGCTGACTGCTCGTTAAGAAAATATCTTAACGGTGAGTTTTATAATAAATTCACTGTGGCCGAACAGTCAAGAATTATTCCTGTATTGAACAAAAACCATGACAATCAGTGGTACGGTTCAAGAGGTGGTGAAGATACAAGAGATTACATATTTCTATTAAGCATTGAAGAAGTGGCATGTAAATACTTTGGTGACAGTAGTAAAAACCTTGAGAACCGCAGCCCCAAACAACGATACTGGTTTCAAAAGCAAGACAAAAACAACGATAAGCGAAGAGCGACATTCGATGGATATAGATGGTGGTGGTGGCTTCGGTCGTCGGGGCGTGACAATAGAAGAGCTGTCTATATCCATGGCGATGGCAATATAGGTATACAGGGAAACGGTACCTTTCGCTATAGTAGTAATACTATTCATCCTTCAACCGGTGATAACAGCGGAGGAGTTCGTCCAGCTCTGTGGCTGAGCCTGGAATTATAGACCTTTGGGGCACTTTTTAACTGGTTGGATTATTATTACAACATAAATGGTATCAACGTAAAGGAGAAAATTAATAATGAGTAAGTACGAGAACGCAATGAAACTGATGGAGGAGCGATGTGGAAATGGCAAGGAAGAAGTGATTGCCCTTGCCACAATTTCGCTATCTACAAGTGCTGCCGGAAATCCCCGCCCCACTGTCCGTATGGTATGCGCCTATTATGAAGACGGTGCATTTTATGTTTCTACGGATGCCAAGAAAAATAAAATGCTGCAAATTGAGAAGAATACCGAGGTTTCTGTTGGTGGGTTAGGCTGGTATTCGTTCCAAGGTACGGCCGAAAATCTCGGTTGGGTCAAGGATGAGAAGAATGCGGAAATTAGAGCCAGGTTCAAAGATGTCTTTGATTGGTTCGATGAAGTTGGCGACGAAGACAATCCGACCTCAATCGTGCTGCGGATTAACCTTACAGAAGGCACTATTATTGACAATGAAAGAAAATACGGTGAGCAGCAGTATGAAGTTGATTTTATCAATCATACAGCAAAATAAATAAATCTGTGAAGTATGAGAGAAGTAATTGATAATCAAATAAATTATGAGAGAAGATTATAGAATGGAATTTCTTGCACAGATTGAATTAAACTACGGGAATGATTTTAAAAATCTAAATATGATAAGGGACTGGATAGGACAAGTCTATGAAGTCACAAAGGATAATAAAAGATTTATAATAAAAAAATTTCGTAAAGAACACACGAAGCAGGCATTACAATCTGTAGAGGTTATGACATATTTAAAGGAGATTAACTTTCACGTTCCAAGCATTATTACGACATTAAAGAAGAAGAAACATTTTGTATATAATAACCAGGTTGTAGTTTTATATGAATACATAGTTGGAGAATGTGTAGATAAAATAGGCAATCTTTTTGCCGTTGGGAAACAATCTGGTTTCATGAGGAAATCAATGGAATCCTATAGTGGAGATGTTACGAATCATGGTTATGAGTTCTTCATAAAGCGATATCTTGATATTATGAAGACGAAAGAATATCGAGGTAT
The nucleotide sequence above comes from Anaerocolumna cellulosilytica. Encoded proteins:
- a CDS encoding DUF6273 domain-containing protein; this encodes MTEFTIGEVMPFGGYHWRILDIQGNAALLITECIIEQHPYNNSPGDVTWADCSLRKYLNGEFYNKFTVAEQSRIIPVLNKNHDNQWYGSRGGEDTRDYIFLLSIEEVACKYFGDSSKNLENRSPKQRYWFQKQDKNNDKRRATFDGYRWWWWLRSSGRDNRRAVYIHGDGNIGIQGNGTFRYSSNTIHPSTGDNSGGVRPALWLSLEL
- a CDS encoding pyridoxamine 5'-phosphate oxidase family protein, encoding MSKYENAMKLMEERCGNGKEEVIALATISLSTSAAGNPRPTVRMVCAYYEDGAFYVSTDAKKNKMLQIEKNTEVSVGGLGWYSFQGTAENLGWVKDEKNAEIRARFKDVFDWFDEVGDEDNPTSIVLRINLTEGTIIDNERKYGEQQYEVDFINHTAK
- a CDS encoding aminoglycoside adenylyltransferase domain-containing protein; its protein translation is MDRYRNLLDNFVMQSKNILGDNLVGIYLHGSAVMGCFNYKKSDIDLLIVIKNENSNEDKRDYMNMVVERNREAPKKGIELSIVKESVCNPFEYPTPFELHFSIAHLNWYQTNPEDYVEKMKGTDKDLAAHIKIIYHRGKTVYGKEIKSVFSEVSREDYMDSIWIDIENAKDEIIKNPMYIILNLCRVLAYKKDNLVLSKQEGGVWGIENIADSKYKKLISNALVEYQTGEEMVLDKSLASIYAEYMLEQIKSA
- a CDS encoding helix-turn-helix transcriptional regulator codes for the protein MSINIPLLLGGFLIYLAITAVIIILVVLVIRALLKYIRTSDVRIEKERVKKSLGEALKENRTRCKMTQEFVAESIGVSRQAVSKWENGTSDPSTSNLLALANLYSISAEDLLKEVE